The stretch of DNA AATATCATCCACAATCTGAAACGCTAGCCCTAGGGCCTCAGAGTAAGTGGCTAAATGTTGCATTTGGGTCGAGCTCAGTTGCGCGGCAATACCCCCTAAACTGACTGCACATGACAACAAAGCACCTGTTTTCATGGCATGCATTTGTTTCAAGCCTGCTAAATCTAATTTTTTACCCACGCTCTCTAGGTCAATCGCTTGACCTCCTGCCATGCCGCGTGAACCAGATGCACTAGCCAGGGAGCGAATCATGCTCAAGCGAACCTCTGCATCACCATTTGCATTGGCTAATACTTCAAAGGCTCGCGTTTGCAGAGCATCGCCAACCAGTAAAGCAGTCGCCTCATCAAACGCTTTGTGCACTGTTGGTCGACCCCGACGCAAATCATCATCGTCCATACAGGGCAAATCATCGTGCACCAATGAATATGCATGAATGCACTCTATTGCTACTGCAGCGGCATCTAAGGAGGCCTCTAAATCATGACTTTTGACTTTACCTAATTCTCCAGCCGCGTAGACCAATAATGGACGGATACGCTTACCACCACCTTGGGCGGCATAACGCATTGCTTCATGCAGACGAACCGGATGCGTGTTC from Polynucleobacter sp. TUM22923 encodes:
- a CDS encoding polyprenyl synthetase family protein, with product MRTESALDALLDGANTHPVRLHEAMRYAAQGGGKRIRPLLVYAAGELGKVKSHDLEASLDAAAVAIECIHAYSLVHDDLPCMDDDDLRRGRPTVHKAFDEATALLVGDALQTRAFEVLANANGDAEVRLSMIRSLASASGSRGMAGGQAIDLESVGKKLDLAGLKQMHAMKTGALLSCAVSLGGIAAQLSSTQMQHLATYSEALGLAFQIVDDILDATADSQTLGKTAGKDAANDKPTYVTLMGLDYAQQAANELQEIAIVSLASFGDEARALKALAKLVVKRDK